A window from Drosophila subobscura isolate 14011-0131.10 chromosome O, UCBerk_Dsub_1.0, whole genome shotgun sequence encodes these proteins:
- the LOC117896577 gene encoding lysophospholipase-like protein 1: MKPALTAINATSKQSASVIFFHGSGDTGPNALEWVRFLLGRNLEYPHIKVIYPTAPMQKYTPLNGQESNVWFDRRSVNIAAQESKKSMSQCYETVHQLIEGEVTKGIPANRIIVGGFSMGGALALHTGYHLNYGLAGVFAHSSFLNRNSIVYESLQSGSHQKEDLPELRMFHGERDTMVPLEWGLETFESLQTLGVNGTFNPLKNTLHELKKSSLLDLQQWILEKLPPLENDLHNKL; this comes from the coding sequence atgaaACCTGCTTTAACGGCGATAAATGCAACGAGCAAACAAAGCGCATCTGTAATATTTTTCCATGGCTCCGGTGATACTGGTCCGAATGCATTGGAATGGGTGCGCTTTCTGCTGGGACGGAATTTGGAATACCCGCACATCAAAGTCATTTATCCAACAGCCCCAATGCAAAAGTACACTCCGTTGAACGGCCAAGAGTCCAATGTTTGGTTCGATCGTCGCTCGGTAAACATTGCGGCACAGGAAAGCAAAAAGAGCATGTCACAATGTTACGAAACCGTTCATCAGCTTATCGAAGGAGAGGTCACAAAGGGCATACCGGCCAACCGCATAATTGTTGGGGGCTTTTCAATGGGTGGTGCGTTGGCCTTGCACACGGGGTACCATTTGAATTATGGATTAGCTGGTGTCTTCGCGCACTCTTCTTTTCTAAACCGTAACTCCATCGTCTATGAATCCCTGCAGTCAGGTTCCCATCAGAAAGAAGATCTTCCAGAGCTCCGAATGTTCCATGGAGAGCGCGATACCATGGTGCCGCTCGAATGGGGCCTTGAGACTTTTGAATCTCTTCAAACGTTAGGTGTCAATGGTACATTCAATCCATTGAAAAATACACTGCATGAGCTAAAGAAGTCGTCGCTCCTGGATCTCCAGCAATGGATACTAGAAAAGCTGCCTCCACTCGAAAACGATTTACACAATAAACTGTGA